From a region of the Geothrix sp. 21YS21S-2 genome:
- a CDS encoding phospho-sugar mutase, whose protein sequence is MSTAAARQYLAFPHLEPELRAELEPLVQAAEKGDAAALVEVNDRFFEPLAFGTGGLRGIMAAGLRRMNKPNVRRTTLALAQVAKARAPQAKTALVGFDTRLQSDVFAREAARVLAAAGYQVFLGNRPLPTPFLCYAMRKLGTACGIIITASHNPKEYNGYKAYDEKGAQVVSPWDTEVEAAMASFPLVPEPPPAEGDARIVPIPAELEEGYLALGLSLMTRPAGFKPAKVLYTPFHGTGIAFVPELFKRAGLPLEICASQAVQDGTFPTAPRPNPEEIAAYKAPLADAAKAGADVVLSNDPDADRIGLVAPHDGAWELMSGNDLAALTLDYLCTQKGLKGVMVTTVVTSDLLAEVARRHGLEVMWTLTGFKNIALCMDILGRNGETYAYSAEESFGMQLSDQMRDKDGVLAALVVAEMVGHYKTQGLGPYEAVDALKARVGMFHNRLVNLEDPRPGGAVRFAEAMTRIREAGLKAFGGEKVVSWEDFQACQWHAGDQVEPILDRPDNRAKARPMDLSNVLKFRLESGAFAAFRPSGTEPKLKVYLQSRTDAALLDRMETEARALLGL, encoded by the coding sequence ATGTCCACAGCAGCAGCCCGCCAATATCTCGCATTTCCCCACCTCGAGCCCGAACTGAGGGCCGAACTGGAACCCCTGGTCCAGGCCGCCGAGAAGGGCGACGCCGCCGCCCTGGTGGAGGTCAACGACCGGTTCTTCGAGCCCCTGGCCTTCGGCACCGGCGGCCTGCGGGGCATCATGGCCGCGGGCCTGCGCCGCATGAACAAGCCCAACGTCCGCCGCACCACCCTGGCCCTGGCCCAGGTGGCCAAGGCGAGGGCCCCCCAGGCGAAGACCGCCCTGGTGGGCTTCGACACCCGCCTGCAGTCGGACGTCTTCGCGCGGGAGGCCGCGCGGGTGCTGGCCGCCGCCGGCTACCAGGTGTTCCTGGGCAACCGCCCCCTGCCGACCCCCTTCCTCTGCTATGCCATGCGCAAGCTGGGCACCGCCTGCGGCATCATCATCACCGCTTCGCACAACCCCAAGGAATACAACGGCTACAAGGCCTATGACGAGAAGGGCGCCCAGGTGGTGAGCCCCTGGGACACCGAGGTCGAAGCCGCCATGGCCTCCTTCCCCCTGGTGCCCGAGCCGCCCCCGGCCGAGGGCGACGCCCGCATCGTGCCCATCCCCGCCGAGCTGGAGGAGGGCTACCTGGCCCTGGGCCTGAGCCTCATGACCCGTCCCGCCGGGTTCAAGCCCGCCAAGGTCCTCTACACCCCCTTCCACGGCACCGGCATCGCCTTCGTGCCCGAGCTCTTCAAGCGCGCCGGCCTCCCGCTGGAGATCTGCGCCTCCCAGGCGGTGCAGGACGGCACCTTCCCCACCGCCCCCCGGCCCAACCCCGAGGAGATCGCCGCCTACAAGGCCCCCCTGGCCGACGCCGCGAAGGCCGGGGCCGACGTGGTCCTCTCCAACGACCCCGACGCCGACCGCATCGGCCTCGTGGCGCCCCATGACGGCGCCTGGGAGCTCATGAGCGGCAACGACCTCGCGGCCCTCACCCTGGACTACCTCTGCACCCAGAAGGGCCTCAAGGGCGTCATGGTCACCACGGTCGTCACCTCCGACCTGCTGGCCGAGGTGGCCCGCCGCCACGGCCTCGAGGTCATGTGGACCCTCACCGGCTTCAAGAACATCGCGCTCTGCATGGACATCCTCGGGAGGAACGGCGAGACCTACGCCTACAGCGCCGAGGAGTCCTTCGGCATGCAGCTCAGCGACCAGATGCGCGACAAGGACGGCGTCCTGGCCGCCCTGGTGGTGGCCGAGATGGTGGGCCACTACAAGACCCAGGGCCTGGGCCCCTACGAGGCCGTCGACGCCCTCAAGGCCCGCGTGGGCATGTTCCACAACCGCCTGGTGAACCTGGAGGACCCGCGTCCCGGCGGCGCCGTGCGCTTCGCCGAGGCCATGACCCGCATCCGCGAGGCCGGCCTGAAGGCCTTCGGCGGCGAAAAGGTGGTCTCCTGGGAGGATTTCCAGGCCTGCCAGTGGCACGCCGGCGACCAGGTCGAACCCATCCTGGACCGTCCCGACAACCGCGCCAAGGCCCGGCCCATGGACCTCTCCAACGTCCTCAAGTTCCGCCTGGAATCCGGCGCCTTCGCCGCGTTCCGTCCCAGCGGCACGGAGCCGAAGCTGAAGGTCTACCTCCAGAGCCGCACGGATGCCGCCCTGCTGGACCGCATGGAGACCGAGGCGAGGGCGCTGCTGGGGCTCTAG